Genomic window (Propionibacteriaceae bacterium ZF39):
TTCGGCTTGTTGGATGCCGGATTCGGGCGTGGTGGCGGCCACCTTGGTCAGAGCGGAGGTCAGCGCGCGGCTGAGCCCGAGATCGGCGAGTGAGTCCCGGCCGGTCCAGGCGAAGAGCGCCTGGGCCTCGGTCGGAGTCAGACCGGTGGCATCGACGGTGAAACCATCCATGAGTACGCAGCCACCACCCCGCCCGCGTTCGGTATAGACCGGGACCCCGGCCGTCGACAGCGCCTCCATGTCGCGCAGGACCGTGCGCACGGACACCTCGAGCAACTCCGCGAGCCTCGGCGCGGGCAGGCGTCGATGCCGCTGGAGCAACAGCAGCAGTTGCAGAAGTCGATCGGCTCTCACAATTCCAAGTTTCTCTCAAATACATGACAGAAGATGTCATCTTTGTCCGATTTTCTTGGATTCACCACCTCACGAAGGAGCCCCCGATGTCCGATCGAATCGACCCCCGCCTTCCGCTCACCGCCGCGCTCGACCAGGCGGGCGCACTGATCACCACCACCGCCCCCGAGGACGCCTCCCGCCCCACGCCCTGTGACGAATTCGACGTCGGCGCCCTGATCGGTCACCTCGTCGCGATCCCGACCCGGATCGCCGTCATCGCCCGGGGCGAAGATGCGTGGGCTGTCCCATCCACTCTCGAGCTCGAACCCGAAGCCTGGACCGCCCGGTGGGCCGAGGCGCGGGCTGCTGTGGACGCCGCATTGGCCCCCGACGAGGTGCTGCAGCGGGAGTTCCGGGCCCCGTTCGGCACAGTGCCGGCCCCGATCGCCCTGGGGATGTATGTCACGGAGTTCCTCATCCACGCCTGGGATCTCGCCCGCGCCACGGGACGCGATGACCAGATCGACCGCGCGCTCGCAGACCGCATCGCGACCACGGCGCTGCCGCAGATCCGGCAGGCGATTCCGGCGGAGGGTCGCGATGAGATCCCATTCGGCCCGGTGGTCGAGGTCGACGACTCGGCGAGCCCGTTCGATCAACTGCTGGGGTGGTATGGCCGTGATCCCCGTCCCGTCCATGCCCAGGCCTGAGAAGAGGTCCAGTAGGTCCCGGCCGGTCCAGCCGCCCCGACCACCCGGGCCCGGTCGACCATCACCGCTTGCGTGACCGTCGACTATCGTCGCTCGGGTGAGCAACGACGCAGGCCCGGCAACGTGGGCGAGAACGGGTGACACGACCTCCGGTGAGCCGTTCGTCCATGCTCTGCGCAGTGCCGGGCCCTATATCCATGGTCACCACGGCCGGACGTTCGTCATCGCCATCCCGGGTGAGATCTGTGCCCTGGACGACACCGACCGGCTGCTCAGCGATGTCGCTCTGCTGGTCCGTCTCGGAGTCAAGGTCGTGCTGGTGCACGGCGCGCGACCCCAGATCGAGTCCGAGCTCAGCCTGCGGGGCATCGAGTCCCGGTTCTCCGGTGATCTGCGCATCACCGACGACGCGACGATGCAGGCGGTCCGCGCCGCGATCGGCATTCTTCGCACCGATATCGAGGCGCGTCTGGCCGCTTCGATGGAGACCGGGTCTCCGATGTCGCGCGTGCCGCTCAAGGTCGTCGGCGGGACCTGGGTCACTGCCCAACCCGTCGGCGTACGCGACGGGGTCGACCACCAGCTGACCGGAAAGGTACGCAAGGTCGACATCGCAGAGATCCGGACGGTCCTCGAAGGGGATCGGATCGCGCTGTTGTCCCCCCTCGGCTATTCGCCGACCGGCGAGACGTTCAACCTGCGCAACGCCGAGGTCGCCCAGGCCGTGGCAACCGGCCTGGGCGCCGACAAGCTCATCTTCGTGATGGAGTCGGAACCCGTCACCTGGCGGCTGCGGACGCCCGGGGGCGACGCGGGCCAGATGCCGCTGTCCCGTGCCGAGCAGTTGCTGGCAGCCGAGTCCCGCCAGGAGGAGCTGACCCCCGAGGACCGCAACTGCGTACGCGCCGGATTGGCCGCCGCCCGCAACGGCGTCCGCCGCGTCCATTTCATCGGCACCGACGGCGCGAGCCCCCTGCTGCGCGAGCTCTACACCCGCGACGGCTGCGGGCTCATGGTGTCGGCCGATGACGACTACGAGTCGACCCGTCGGGCCCGCATCGACGACGTCCAGGGCATCCTGACGCTGATCCGCCCACTCGAGGAGGCGGGCATCCTGCGCCCCCGGAGTCGGGAGCAGATCGAGCTCGACATCGACGAGTTCTCGGTGATGGTCCGCGACGGCATGGTGATCGCCTGCTATGCCCTGATCGAGTACGCCGAGGAGTCCGCAGGCGAGTTCTCCTGCGTGGCCACGCATCCCGATTATCAGGGCCGAGGCCTGGCTGCGGCCATGCTGCGGCACGCGCGGATCGCTGCCAAGGAGCGGGGGCTGAGCCGCCTGTTCGTGTTGACCACCCAGACCCCGGCCTGGTTCGTCGAACACGGTTTCACCGCGGGCACGGTCACCGACCTGCCCGCCCGGCGCCGGTCCGGCTACAACCCCGCCCGGAATTCCCTGGTGTTGACCCACCCGCTCTGAGTCGGGGTCATTCCGGTCGGGCCGGCAGCGACCGCTTCAGCACGTCGGTGTCGAAGAAACCGACCACCCGGCGTACCCATCTCCCCTCGATCTCCAGCGCGACCAGCTGGAACGCGGCAAGGCCATCGTCGTCGCGGAGATACATCCCTGCGCCCGGGCGCCCGTTGACGATGCAGGGCACCATGACCAGATCTCCCGCGGCCCTCGCCGGACACTGATTGCGGACCAGGATGCCGATGGCCTCGGGCCCCGCATAGAAGCGGTCGAACGGCGGCATTTCCCACGTCGCCTGTGCGGCCATCAGTTCCACGACCGCATCGATGTCGTACGCCTCGAAGGCGGCACAGAAGTCGGCCCACACCTGGCGCTCCGTCTCGTCGAGCTCCCCGACGGTCGCCCCTCGACGGTGAGCCCATCGCCGACGGAGGCGCGGGCCCGCTGCAGCGCACTGTTCACCGCGGTGACACCCACCCCCAGGATCTCTGCGGCCTCACCGGCGGAGAACTGGAGCACATCGCGCAGGACCAGCGTCGCGCGCTGGTTGGGAGGGAGGTCCTGGAGGACCGCGACCGCCGCCAGTCCCACCCCTTCCCGCGCGGCGACTGCCTCGCCCGGTTCCGGCTGGGCCCGGCCCCACAGCACCGCATCCGGCAGCGGCTCGAGCCAGGACTCATCATGCCGTGCCTCGATGGGCGCATCGGGATCGCCGGCCGGCTGGCCCAGGCCGGTCGGCAGGACCCGTCGCGACGCTGCCCGGGCGGCGTTGATGCAGACGTTGGTGGCGATTCGATACATCCACGTCCGCACCGACGACCGACCCTCGAACGAGTGATACGCCCGCCACGCTCGCAGATAGGTCTCCTGCACCTGGTCCTCGGCATCGCTGAGGGATCCGAGCATGCGATAACAGTGCGCGATCAACTCGGGACGGAGCCGGGCGGTCGCCTGCTCGAACTCGGCCGGATCGGCTGCGGAGCCGGGATCAGCAACGGTCATGACCGGGGCGGGCTGTCCTGCGCGGCGGCCGGATCCATCCAGGTGATCTCCCAGGTGTGACCGTCGGGGTCGTCGAACGACCGGCCATACATGAATCCATGGTCCTCGGTCCGGATCTCGGTCGCACCGGCGGCCACGGCGCGCTCGACCTGTTCGTCGACCGCCTCCCGACTCGGTGCATCGACGGCCAGGAGCACCCCGGACACCTGGGTCGCATCGGCGGCCGGCTTGTGGTGGAACGTCGAATAGAACTCGCGGTTCAGCAACATCGCATAGCTGTTGGGCCCGATCTCCAGACAGAGGGCATTCGCGTCACAGAACTTGTCGTTGAAGCTGTAGCCCAACTCGGTATAGAACCGCCGCGTTCGCTCCTGGTCGGCGATGGGCAGGTTCACAAAAATCATTCGATGGTTCACGATCGTTCCCTCTCGGGTCAGCGGGCCGCGCTTCACGACCCGTCTTCCTGACAGACCGGACAGACAGCGTGGACTCATCGGCGACGGAAATATTCAGCAACCGCATTGCGGCCAACCTTTCCCTCATTCCGGACGTGACTAGGCCATATGTGGAACGAGGGGTTGGAATTGGAGAGTTTCCCTATGTTACAATCAGTATTACCGACCATCACCTTCCGGGCCTTCTTCCTGAGGTCCCGACGCGCTGTGTCCAAGTGAACCATCGCGCCGGTGCAGGGTCGTGCATCCGTCGAGCGAAGGAAACGCATGCAGTTCAACGAGGGCCAGACTGTCATTCATCCCCACCACGGACCCGCCGTCATCACCGGCTCCATGGTTCGCACGGTGCGAGGCGCGGCAGTCGAATACCTCAACCTGGAGATCCAGGCGACGGGGATGTCGGTGTGCATGCCGCTCGAGAAGGTCGAAGAGCTCGGGCTTCGCGCCGTTGCCGGCACCGGCATGCTCGATCAGCTCGCCGACGTCCTCTGCAGCCCGAGCTGCGCCCAGGAGACCCAGTGGGCCCGTCGCATGAAGGCGCAGCGCATGGAGGTCGCCACCGGTGACCCCGTCCGCATCGCCGCCGTCGTCCGCGACCTCCTGCGTCGCCGCGAGGAGCGGGGCCTTTCCCTGGCTGAGAAGGACCTGCTCAAGGAGGCCTCGGCTCCGCTGGTCGCCGAGATCGCCATCGCGGTCAATGTCGGTGAGGACGATGCCCGCGAAGTCATGCGTGCGCTCGCGATCGATGCCTGCCGCGATGTTCTCGACAAGGCGCGCGTCGCCGCCTGATCACAACAGACTGAATCCCGCGGGAAGCGCGGCGCGTCCGGTGAGAGCCCGGACCGCCGCGCTTGCTGCGTCCGGGCCCGCGATATCGGCCAACAACCGCAACGCCTGCGGCACGCTCGTCCGCGTTCCCGCGGGAACGCCCCGCCGCAGCGCGTACGCCAGGTCCAACCCGTGCACCGTCAGCTCGAACGCGCGCGTCTCCAGATAGTCGACGAGCCGCATCGGCCCGAACGGGGTGCCGACCAATTTGGCGTCGGTGTTCTCTGCCACCACCAGGTTGGCCCGCCGCTGGGCGTCCACGACGACCCTGACCGGATCGTCCCCGAGCGCCCGACCCGCCACGCGCCCACGTTCGGCCACGGCAGCATGGTCGATCTTGCCGCCGGCAGCCGCGGCGAAGTATGCCCCCGCGTCCCGCAGCAAAGCCCCCGATTCGGGATCGGGCGCCCCCACCCCGACATAGTCGACCACGGTTGTGAAGGCACGATTCGTGTGTCCGATCAGCTCCCGCACCGTCCACTCACCCAGCCCCGGACGATCCAGATCGGCCGCGCCCACCCCGCGTACCTGTTCGACGAAACCCTCTCCCGCGTGGGCGAACCACTCCCGGGACGGCATTGTCCTTGTCATGACAGCAGTCTCCCCCGTCGGAGCCCCGGAGATAGGCTGAACCGGTGCTGATCCTGCTCTCCCCGGCGAAGTCGTTGGACTATGAGTCGAAGCTGGCCACTCGCAAACACTCCGAACCGAGGCTCCTCGAGGGCTCCGAGGAACTGATCGGGGTGATGCGCGAGAAGTCCGTCGCCGATGTGGGTGCTCTCATGCACATCTCCGATGAGTTGGCCGCGCTCAATGCGGACCGTTATGCCGAGTTCCAGACGCCTTTCACGACGAAGAACGCCCGCGCTGCCGTGCTGGCCTTCGACGGCGACGTCTACCTGGGCATGAACGCCAAGGAGCGCTTCGACGAGCGCGACTTCACCGAAGCCCAGAAAACCGTGCGGATCCTGTCGGGGCTCTATGGCGTACTGCGACCGCTCGATCTCATGCAGCCTTATCGCCTCGAGATGGGTACGCGGCTCTCCACCGCACACGGCAAGAACCTCTATGAGTTCTGGGGCGACCGGATCAGCAACCTCCTGCGCGAGGACCTGGCCGACTCACCCGGCGCGGAGATCATCGTGAATCTCGCGTCCGACGAATACTTCAAATCGGTACGCCCCCGGGTCGTCGGGGCACCGATCATCTCGCCTCGCTTCGAGGACACCAACGCCCGCGGCAAACGATCGATCGTGTCGTTCTTCGCCAAGCGGGCCCGGGGCGAGATGGCTGCCTGGCTCGTGCAGAACCGGGTCCGCCGCGAATCCCAGCTGCGCGACTTCGACGCAGCCGGCTATCACTTCGACGAGAAGGCCTCCACCGCAGGCCAGCCGGTGTTCGTGCGTTCGTTCGAGGATCGACCCGCCGTCGCCGGTGCGCGGGGCGAGGACTGATCCAACGGCTCCGCAGAAAATGTCGGAGGGCCTGTTTAGCCTTTTCCCATGAAGGTCACCCGAGACCAGGCCCTCCGCCACCGCTGGCGGGTCCAACAGCTGTCCGCCGCCCCCGATTCGGTCGGATCCGCGACCGACGTCGCGATTCTCGACCTCGGCGTTCAGTCGGGCGCCGGCGATGCCGGCCGGCTGGCCCTGCGCAATCGCGGGGTGAGCTCCGACGAAGCCCAGCGCGTCACCACCGGCTTCACCGACGACCTGGCCCTCGTCTGGTCGGTCCGGGGAGCCCCACACTTCTATCGCCGCGACGATCTCCGGGATGTGGAACGCGCGGTCTGGCCCGTCTCCCCCGCCGATGCCGCCAAGCGATCGGCCGGGGCGGCCAGAGACCCGATCGATCACTTGGCGGGGATGGTCACGATCGCCGAGCACGTGCGGGCGGCGCTCAGTGAGCCGATGACCAAGGGCGAGGTCTCAGCCTCCACGCGCGAGACCCTGCCACCGGAACTGCTCGTCGACTGCCGCCCGTGCGGCGTGACCCACGTCCACGAACAGCTGCTCCGCATCGCGACGATCCATGGCGGAGTCGAGCTGGAACCGGGCACCAACCCGCCGAACCTGCGTCGCGTTCCCGGCTGGCGTCGCAAGCCCGCTCCGGACGACCCCCTCACGGCTGACTCCCGCCACCGACTCGCGGAGGGCTATCTCCACTTCCTCGGGCCGGCCACGCCGAAAGACCTGGCCGCCTTCTGCGAGACCACGGTCGGCGAGGCCAAGAAGCTCTGGCCCACCGAGGGCCTGGTCGAGGTCGATCGGGCCGGAGAGAAGGCATGGATCCTGGCCGATGATGTCGACGCCCTGACAGAGGCGGCCGCCCCCGGCGAGCCTGATCAGATCCGCCTTCTCAATGGTTTCGATCTCTTCCTCGCCGCGAAGGACCGCCACCTGCTCACCGACGGCGACAACGCTCGCCACAAGCAACTGTGGCCCATTCTCGGCCGGCCCGGCGTGATCGTCGCCGACGGCATCCCGGTCGGCACGTGGCGGCCACGCTCGAAAGGCCGGGCCTTACGCATCCTGGTGGACTGGTGGGTGAAACCCACGAAGGCCCGGCTCGCCGCGACCGAGGCAGCCGCTGCGGTGCTCACGGGTCGGGATCAGGAGTTCGCCGGCTTCTCCGACAAATAAATCGAAATTGGTCTCATGAAAGTTACAATCCCCGCCCCCGTGACAGATTCTGTTGCTGTGCCACAGCACGTCGGGCAACGTTGACCGATCGACGAAAGGAGTGACCTGTGGCAACCGCAATGGCTCAGCCTGCGCAGGAATCGCGGGAACAATGGAACCACCAGGCAGGGTTCATTCTCGCCGCTATCGGCTCCGCCGTGGGCCTCGGCAATATCTGGCGCTTCCCGGGCGTCGCCTACAGCAGTGGTTCGGGCGCGTTCCTGATTCCCTACCTGATCGCCCTGCTCACCGCAGGCATCCCGATCCTTTTCCTCGACTATGCGATCGGCCACCGATTCCGGGCTGCACCGCCGCTGGCGTTCCGGCGCATGGCCAAGTGGGCCGAACCGCTCGGCTGGTTCCAGACCGGCCTGTTGTTCGTGATCGGCATCTATTACGCCGCCGTCATCGCCTGGGCGATGAGCTACTTCGTCTTTTCTTTCGATCTCCGCTGGGGCGATGATCCGGCGACCTTCTTCGTCTCGGAATATCTCCAGGTGGGCGACCCCGTGGTGTCCACGACCCCGGTCTGGGGCGTACTCATCCCGATGGCCCTCGTGTGGATCCTGATGCTCGTGGTGCTGCTGCTCGGTGTCGCCAACGGCATCGGCAAGCTCAACATGATCTTCATCCCGCTGCTCGTCGTGATCTTCACCGCTCTGGTGATCCGGGCCCTGTTCCTGCCCGGCGCGCTCGACGGCCTGGACGCGTTCTTCACCCCGGACTGGGCCGCGCTGGCTGACCCGAACGTGTGGATCGCGGCGTACGCCCAGATCTTCTTCTCGCTGTCGATCGCCTTCGGCATCATGATCACCTACGCGTCCTATCAGCGCCGCAAGGCCAACATGACGTCCTCCGGTCTGGTGGTCGCCTTCGCCAACTCCTCGTTCGAGCTGCTGGCCGGCATCGGCGTCTTCGCCACCCTCGGCTTCATGGCCCACCAGGCCAATACCCAGGTGAGCGAGCTGGAGGGCCTGACCGGTCCGATCCTGTCGTTCGTGACCTTCCCGAAGGTCATCGCGGAGATGCCCGGCGGAAACATCTTCGGCATGTTGTTCTTCGCGTCGCTCGTCCTCGCCGGCGTCACCTCGCTGATCTCGATCATGCAGGGCGTCTCGGCGTCGGTGCAGGAGAAGTTCAGCATCGACCGCATCAAGGCCGGCCTGATCGTGTCGATCCTGATGGGTGCGGTGTCGCTGTTCCTCTTCTCGACCACGTCCGGCCTCATCGCCCTCGACACCGTCGACATGTGGAGCAACAACATCGGCATCGTCCTGTCCGCGATCGTCATGTCGATCCTGACGATCTGGATCATGCGCCGGGGTCGCGAGCTCCGCATCCACCTCAACGCGGTCTCGACCTTCAAGGTGGGTCCGTGGTGGACGGTCCTGGTCGGCATCCTCGGTCCCGTCGTCCTCGGGTTCATGCTGGTCCAGCGCGTCATCACCCTGATCACCGAGGGTTATGAGGGTTATCCGGGGTGGTATATCGGGGTCTTCGGGTGGGGCACCATCGCCTTCGTCTTCATCGTCTCCGTTGTGTTCACGCTGATTCCGTGGCGCCGCAAGGAATTCTCGGATGCCCAGTTCAACGCCTGGCCGCCTGTGAAGGAGAACCGCTCATGAGCCCCATCGCCATCGTCATGCTGGTCATCTCGATCATCATCCTGTGGGGCGGCCTCGTCGCCTCGATCGTGAACCTTCGCGTCCGCCCCCAGGTCGAGGGACTCGACGAGTCCGACGACCTCACCGCCGACGACCTGGCCCGCGAACACGACGCGCCGCTGCATCGCGACACCTGAGCGGGTCGCGCGAGGGGTGCGCACATGCGGATCGATCTGAATGCCGACCTGGGTGAGTCGTTCGGAGCGTGGCGGATGGGCGACGACGTCGCCATGCTCGACCTCGTCACCAGCGCCAACATCGCCTGTGGATTCCATGCCGGCGATGCGTTGACCATGCGGCGTGCCGTCGCTGCCGCCGCCGAGCGTGGCGTCAGTATCGGGGCGCACGTCAGCTATCCCGACCTGCGCGGGTTCGGCCGGCGCTTCCTGGACGTGTCACCCGACGAGTTGACGGCCGATGTGCTCTATCAACTGGGCGCGCTCTCCGCGATGGCCGGGGCAGCCGGCACCAGCGTCCGCTATGTCAAGCCGCACGGTGCCCTCTACAACGCAATCGTGCATCACGAGGCGCAGGCCGGGGCCGTCCTCGATGCCATCGCAGCCTTCGAGCCGGGCCTGCCGATCCTGGCGCTCCCGGGCTCTGCGGTGCTTCGACTCGCCTCGGAACGGGGGCTGACAGGGGTGGCCGAGGCGTTCGCCGACCGGGCGTACCACGCGAACGGCACCCTCGTCAGCCGCCGCGATCCCGGCGCGGTGCTGCACGACCCGGACCTCATCGCCCGGCGCATGGTCCACCTGGTCACCGAGGGCGAGATCGCGTCGGTGGACGGCACCCCGGTGCGGATCGACGCAGCGTCGATCTGCGTCCACGGTGACTCCCCCGATGCCCTCCACATCGCCCGGCGGGTCGGCGAGGCGTTGACCGCAGCGCAGGTGGGCCTCGAGGCGTTCGCGTGAGCGTACCCATCCGGCTCCTCCCCTGCGGCGCCGATGCCCTCCTCATCGAGATCGAGGACGCGGACTCCGATCGGGCACTGGCGGGCGTACTCGCGCTGGAAGCCGCCCTCCGCGGAGCCGACCCCGCTCTCGAGGTCGTGCCGGCGGCCCGGACCGTGCTGGTGCGGTGGCCGGCGGGGACAGATCCGGAGTGGGTACGCCGGGTCGCCGCCCGGGTCGCGGAGGCCGCCGATCCCGGAGCCCTGCCCGAGCCGACGAGGACGGTGACGATTCCGGTGGAGTACGCCGGCCCGGACCTGGCCGAGGTTTCCCGGCTCACGGGAATGACGGATGCCGAGGTGGTGAACGCTCACACGAGCAGCCCCTGGCGGGTCGCCTTCGGCGGGTTCGCCCCGGGTTTCGCCTATCTCGTCGGCGGCGATGCACGTTTGGAGGTGCCCCGGCGAGCCGAACCGCGCACGAAGGTGCCGGTCGGAGCAGTCGGGTTGGCCGGCCGGTTCTCGGGGATCTATCCGCGCGAGTCGCCCGGTGGCTGGCAACTGCTCGGCACGACCGACGCGCCTCTGTGGGACCCCGACCGGACGCCTCCTGCGCTGCTGCACCCCGGCACAGAGGTCAGATTCGTGGTCGCGACATGAGTTTCGAGGTGATTGCGACCGGCCCGCTCGCTATTTTCGTCGACGCCGGCCGACAGGGCTTCGCCAGCGTCGGGGTGAGCGCATCCGGTGCGGCGGATCGATCGGCGTACCAACTCGGCCAGCGGCTCCTCGGGCAGGGCTATCACGCCGCGGCGTTGGAGGTGACGTTCGGGGGGCTGGTCCTGCGGGCCACCGCGCTCGCGTGGGTCGCCCTCACCGGAGCCGACGCGCAGGCGACGCTCGACGGGCGGCCCGTCGGGCATGGCGCCGCGTTCGTCATCGCCCCGGGTCAGGAGTTGCGCCTGGGCCTGCCCGAGCGGGGGCTGCGGACCTATGTCTCGGTCCGCGGCGGGTTCGGGGCCGAACCGGTGTTGGGGTCCCGGTCGACCGATGTGTTGAGCGGGCTGGGGCCGCCTGCGGTGCAGCCGGGCGAGGTGCTCACCATCGGTCCTGTGCCCGCCGAGCTCGACTTCACCCCGGTGGATTTCGCTGCGCCGCCATCGACCTCGGCGACTCCTGCCGTTCTCGACGTGATCCGCGGCCCGCGCGACGACTGGTTCGCCGATCCAGCCGGGCTCGTCGAGGCGCGCTGGGAGGTCACGGCGGAAAGCAATCGCGTCGGCGTACGCCTCAGCGGCCCGGTCCTCGACCGCCACCAGGACCACACGGGCGAACTCCCGTCCGAACCCATGGTCCGCGGATC
Coding sequences:
- a CDS encoding TIGR03086 family metal-binding protein, coding for MSDRIDPRLPLTAALDQAGALITTTAPEDASRPTPCDEFDVGALIGHLVAIPTRIAVIARGEDAWAVPSTLELEPEAWTARWAEARAAVDAALAPDEVLQREFRAPFGTVPAPIALGMYVTEFLIHAWDLARATGRDDQIDRALADRIATTALPQIRQAIPAEGRDEIPFGPVVEVDDSASPFDQLLGWYGRDPRPVHAQA
- the argA gene encoding amino-acid N-acetyltransferase → MSNDAGPATWARTGDTTSGEPFVHALRSAGPYIHGHHGRTFVIAIPGEICALDDTDRLLSDVALLVRLGVKVVLVHGARPQIESELSLRGIESRFSGDLRITDDATMQAVRAAIGILRTDIEARLAASMETGSPMSRVPLKVVGGTWVTAQPVGVRDGVDHQLTGKVRKVDIAEIRTVLEGDRIALLSPLGYSPTGETFNLRNAEVAQAVATGLGADKLIFVMESEPVTWRLRTPGGDAGQMPLSRAEQLLAAESRQEELTPEDRNCVRAGLAAARNGVRRVHFIGTDGASPLLRELYTRDGCGLMVSADDDYESTRRARIDDVQGILTLIRPLEEAGILRPRSREQIELDIDEFSVMVRDGMVIACYALIEYAEESAGEFSCVATHPDYQGRGLAAAMLRHARIAAKERGLSRLFVLTTQTPAWFVEHGFTAGTVTDLPARRRSGYNPARNSLVLTHPL
- a CDS encoding RNA polymerase subunit sigma-70, whose amino-acid sequence is MTVADPGSAADPAEFEQATARLRPELIAHCYRMLGSLSDAEDQVQETYLRAWRAYHSFEGRSSVRTWMYRIATNVCINAARAASRRVLPTGLGQPAGDPDAPIEARHDESWLEPLPDAVLWGRAQPEPGEAVAAREGVGLAAVAVLQDLPPNQRATLVLRDVLQFSAGEAAEILGVGVTAVNSALQRARASVGDGLTVEGRPSGSSTRRSARCGPTSVPPSRRTTSMRSWN
- a CDS encoding VOC family protein, which encodes MNLPIADQERTRRFYTELGYSFNDKFCDANALCLEIGPNSYAMLLNREFYSTFHHKPAADATQVSGVLLAVDAPSREAVDEQVERAVAAGATEIRTEDHGFMYGRSFDDPDGHTWEITWMDPAAAQDSPPRS
- a CDS encoding CarD family transcriptional regulator, whose product is MQFNEGQTVIHPHHGPAVITGSMVRTVRGAAVEYLNLEIQATGMSVCMPLEKVEELGLRAVAGTGMLDQLADVLCSPSCAQETQWARRMKAQRMEVATGDPVRIAAVVRDLLRRREERGLSLAEKDLLKEASAPLVAEIAIAVNVGEDDAREVMRALAIDACRDVLDKARVAA
- a CDS encoding maleylpyruvate isomerase N-terminal domain-containing protein; amino-acid sequence: MTRTMPSREWFAHAGEGFVEQVRGVGAADLDRPGLGEWTVRELIGHTNRAFTTVVDYVGVGAPDPESGALLRDAGAYFAAAAGGKIDHAAVAERGRVAGRALGDDPVRVVVDAQRRANLVVAENTDAKLVGTPFGPMRLVDYLETRAFELTVHGLDLAYALRRGVPAGTRTSVPQALRLLADIAGPDAASAAVRALTGRAALPAGFSLL
- the yaaA gene encoding peroxide stress protein YaaA; this encodes MLILLSPAKSLDYESKLATRKHSEPRLLEGSEELIGVMREKSVADVGALMHISDELAALNADRYAEFQTPFTTKNARAAVLAFDGDVYLGMNAKERFDERDFTEAQKTVRILSGLYGVLRPLDLMQPYRLEMGTRLSTAHGKNLYEFWGDRISNLLREDLADSPGAEIIVNLASDEYFKSVRPRVVGAPIISPRFEDTNARGKRSIVSFFAKRARGEMAAWLVQNRVRRESQLRDFDAAGYHFDEKASTAGQPVFVRSFEDRPAVAGARGED
- a CDS encoding winged helix DNA-binding domain-containing protein; protein product: MKVTRDQALRHRWRVQQLSAAPDSVGSATDVAILDLGVQSGAGDAGRLALRNRGVSSDEAQRVTTGFTDDLALVWSVRGAPHFYRRDDLRDVERAVWPVSPADAAKRSAGAARDPIDHLAGMVTIAEHVRAALSEPMTKGEVSASTRETLPPELLVDCRPCGVTHVHEQLLRIATIHGGVELEPGTNPPNLRRVPGWRRKPAPDDPLTADSRHRLAEGYLHFLGPATPKDLAAFCETTVGEAKKLWPTEGLVEVDRAGEKAWILADDVDALTEAAAPGEPDQIRLLNGFDLFLAAKDRHLLTDGDNARHKQLWPILGRPGVIVADGIPVGTWRPRSKGRALRILVDWWVKPTKARLAATEAAAAVLTGRDQEFAGFSDK
- a CDS encoding sodium-dependent transporter; translated protein: MATAMAQPAQESREQWNHQAGFILAAIGSAVGLGNIWRFPGVAYSSGSGAFLIPYLIALLTAGIPILFLDYAIGHRFRAAPPLAFRRMAKWAEPLGWFQTGLLFVIGIYYAAVIAWAMSYFVFSFDLRWGDDPATFFVSEYLQVGDPVVSTTPVWGVLIPMALVWILMLVVLLLGVANGIGKLNMIFIPLLVVIFTALVIRALFLPGALDGLDAFFTPDWAALADPNVWIAAYAQIFFSLSIAFGIMITYASYQRRKANMTSSGLVVAFANSSFELLAGIGVFATLGFMAHQANTQVSELEGLTGPILSFVTFPKVIAEMPGGNIFGMLFFASLVLAGVTSLISIMQGVSASVQEKFSIDRIKAGLIVSILMGAVSLFLFSTTSGLIALDTVDMWSNNIGIVLSAIVMSILTIWIMRRGRELRIHLNAVSTFKVGPWWTVLVGILGPVVLGFMLVQRVITLITEGYEGYPGWYIGVFGWGTIAFVFIVSVVFTLIPWRRKEFSDAQFNAWPPVKENRS
- a CDS encoding methionine/alanine import family NSS transporter small subunit; the protein is MSPIAIVMLVISIIILWGGLVASIVNLRVRPQVEGLDESDDLTADDLAREHDAPLHRDT
- a CDS encoding 5-oxoprolinase subunit PxpA: MRIDLNADLGESFGAWRMGDDVAMLDLVTSANIACGFHAGDALTMRRAVAAAAERGVSIGAHVSYPDLRGFGRRFLDVSPDELTADVLYQLGALSAMAGAAGTSVRYVKPHGALYNAIVHHEAQAGAVLDAIAAFEPGLPILALPGSAVLRLASERGLTGVAEAFADRAYHANGTLVSRRDPGAVLHDPDLIARRMVHLVTEGEIASVDGTPVRIDAASICVHGDSPDALHIARRVGEALTAAQVGLEAFA
- a CDS encoding allophanate hydrolase subunit 1, whose protein sequence is MSVPIRLLPCGADALLIEIEDADSDRALAGVLALEAALRGADPALEVVPAARTVLVRWPAGTDPEWVRRVAARVAEAADPGALPEPTRTVTIPVEYAGPDLAEVSRLTGMTDAEVVNAHTSSPWRVAFGGFAPGFAYLVGGDARLEVPRRAEPRTKVPVGAVGLAGRFSGIYPRESPGGWQLLGTTDAPLWDPDRTPPALLHPGTEVRFVVAT
- a CDS encoding biotin-dependent carboxyltransferase family protein, whose protein sequence is MSFEVIATGPLAIFVDAGRQGFASVGVSASGAADRSAYQLGQRLLGQGYHAAALEVTFGGLVLRATALAWVALTGADAQATLDGRPVGHGAAFVIAPGQELRLGLPERGLRTYVSVRGGFGAEPVLGSRSTDVLSGLGPPAVQPGEVLTIGPVPAELDFTPVDFAAPPSTSATPAVLDVIRGPRDDWFADPAGLVEARWEVTAESNRVGVRLSGPVLDRHQDHTGELPSEPMVRGSIQVPPSGQPLVFLADHPVTGGYPVIGVLTPASADLMAQARPGDGVRFRWFPRGSAHSPGATA